In the genome of Pseudomonas bubulae, one region contains:
- a CDS encoding LysR family transcriptional regulator, with protein MLRFDDLQLFVHAADLGSLSAAARVMDMSPAVASAALKRIEAQLGARLLARSTRSLRLTAEGEGFLEYARTALASLDEGRRLLARGQDQVSGVLQLSAPSDFGRNLLLPWLDEFQREHPQLTVRLLLGDRIADLFRQPVDIALRYGEPEDSSLVALPVAPDNRRVLCASPDYLARKGEPRQLEQLLQHNCLLYMLGTRVHDHWQFNDGKRELGLTVSGNRFSDDADVVRLWAVAGQGIAYKSWLDVAGDVQSGRLKVLLPGLMCERAPLNLLCGHRAQLSKPVRLLRDMLSERCAMLSKLYPGKQ; from the coding sequence ATGCTGCGTTTCGATGATCTGCAATTGTTCGTTCACGCGGCTGACTTGGGCAGTTTGTCTGCGGCGGCCCGGGTGATGGATATGTCCCCGGCGGTGGCCAGCGCTGCTCTCAAACGGATAGAAGCTCAACTGGGCGCGCGCCTGCTGGCGCGTTCAACCCGAAGTTTGCGTCTGACGGCCGAAGGCGAAGGCTTTCTTGAATATGCGCGTACGGCACTCGCTAGCCTCGATGAGGGGCGACGCTTGTTGGCGCGTGGGCAAGATCAGGTTAGCGGAGTGTTGCAACTGTCGGCACCTTCAGACTTCGGCCGTAATCTGTTGCTGCCCTGGCTGGATGAGTTCCAGCGTGAGCATCCGCAACTCACCGTGCGCCTGTTATTGGGTGACCGGATTGCCGACCTGTTCCGCCAGCCTGTGGATATCGCCTTGCGTTACGGCGAGCCGGAAGACTCCAGCCTGGTGGCGCTGCCGGTGGCCCCGGATAACCGCCGGGTGCTGTGTGCGTCCCCCGACTACCTGGCGCGCAAGGGCGAGCCGCGTCAGCTTGAGCAGTTGCTGCAACACAATTGCCTGTTGTACATGCTCGGCACGCGGGTTCACGACCATTGGCAATTCAATGACGGCAAGCGCGAACTGGGGCTGACGGTAAGCGGCAATCGTTTCAGCGATGATGCCGACGTGGTGCGCTTGTGGGCGGTTGCCGGGCAGGGCATTGCCTACAAGTCGTGGCTGGATGTGGCGGGAGATGTGCAGAGCGGGCGGCTCAAGGTGTTACTGCCGGGGCTGATGTGCGAGCGGGCGCCGCTGAATCTGCTGTGTGGTCACCGGGCGCAATTGAGTAAACCGGTGCGGCTCTTGCGCGACATGCTCAGTGAGCGCTGTGCGATGTTGAGCAAGTTGTACCCGGGGAAACAGTAA
- a CDS encoding multidrug effflux MFS transporter, translated as MNLRTILILGALSAFGPLAIDFYLPGFPAMAQAFATDETQIQLTLAVYFLGLSIGQLAYGPVADRFGRRVPLLVGVGLFTVASLACAFAPTLEWLIGARFVQALGGCAGMVLSRAIVSDKCDAVQSAKVFSQLMLVMGLAPILAPMLGGLLVNLYGWQSIFLVLTVFSALAATAVALGLPESLPANVPRQPLSGALRQYGRLLKDREFLGHALTGGIAMAGMFAYIAGSPFVFIKLYGVPAEHYGWLFGTNAAGFILVAQLNARLLAKRGPAFLLSRMVWVYLAAGLALLGVSSLHTEQLWPLLVPLFICIASLGCIIPNASACAMSGQGARAGSASAMLGCLQFSVAAGAASLVGVLHDGSAMPMAMVITLCGLVAVGLAVATRRLYTARIAAQQPV; from the coding sequence ATGAACCTTCGAACAATCTTGATTCTTGGCGCCCTGAGTGCCTTCGGTCCTTTGGCGATCGACTTTTACCTGCCCGGCTTCCCGGCGATGGCACAAGCCTTTGCAACCGACGAAACCCAGATACAACTGACGCTGGCCGTGTACTTTCTGGGCCTGTCCATCGGTCAGCTGGCCTATGGCCCGGTAGCGGACCGCTTCGGCCGGCGCGTGCCGCTGCTGGTGGGCGTCGGGCTATTCACTGTCGCGTCACTGGCATGCGCCTTTGCGCCGACCCTGGAGTGGCTGATTGGTGCCCGGTTTGTCCAGGCCCTTGGCGGCTGTGCGGGCATGGTCCTTTCGCGGGCAATTGTCAGTGACAAATGCGACGCGGTGCAGTCGGCCAAAGTGTTTTCACAATTGATGCTGGTTATGGGCCTGGCGCCAATCCTGGCGCCGATGTTGGGTGGGTTGCTGGTCAACCTGTATGGCTGGCAATCGATTTTCCTGGTGTTGACGGTGTTCAGCGCATTGGCGGCAACGGCCGTAGCGCTTGGCTTGCCTGAAAGCCTGCCGGCCAACGTGCCACGTCAGCCGCTGTCGGGGGCATTGCGCCAGTACGGGCGGTTGCTCAAGGATCGCGAGTTCCTTGGCCATGCCCTGACGGGGGGGATCGCAATGGCCGGGATGTTTGCCTACATCGCGGGTTCACCTTTCGTATTTATCAAACTCTATGGCGTGCCTGCCGAGCATTACGGCTGGTTGTTCGGCACCAACGCGGCCGGCTTTATCCTGGTGGCGCAGTTGAACGCCCGCCTGCTGGCCAAGCGTGGCCCGGCCTTTTTGCTGTCGCGCATGGTGTGGGTGTATCTGGCGGCGGGTCTGGCCTTGCTGGGCGTCAGCAGTTTGCATACCGAACAACTGTGGCCGCTGCTGGTGCCGCTGTTTATCTGCATTGCCAGCCTGGGCTGCATCATTCCCAATGCCTCGGCCTGCGCCATGAGCGGGCAGGGCGCGCGCGCCGGCAGTGCCTCGGCGATGCTGGGTTGTTTGCAGTTCAGCGTGGCGGCGGGGGCGGCATCACTGGTGGGGGTATTGCACGACGGCAGCGCAATGCCAATGGCGATGGTCATCACCCTGTGCGGGCTTGTGGCAGTGGGCCTGGCAGTGGCGACCCGGCGCCTGTACACCGCACGGATCGCCGCTCAGCAGCCGGTCTGA
- a CDS encoding sensor domain-containing protein, with protein sequence MKILIKALARSRDCKWQVQIDQQAVNFRSEAEARAFVDKLQSRLHAPHRLPERLAG encoded by the coding sequence ATGAAAATCCTGATAAAAGCGCTAGCAAGATCCCGCGACTGCAAATGGCAGGTGCAAATCGACCAGCAAGCCGTCAACTTTCGCAGCGAGGCCGAGGCCCGGGCCTTTGTCGACAAGCTGCAATCGCGCCTGCATGCCCCGCACCGCCTGCCCGAACGTTTGGCTGGCTGA
- a CDS encoding TetR/AcrR family transcriptional regulator, whose amino-acid sequence MTLEVPAHDGKPPSRIRQKNEEAILKAAEDEFARHGFRGTSMNAIALSAGLPKANLHYYFTNKLSLYIAVLSNIIELWDRTFNVLTADDDPAQALTQYIRAKMEFSRRQPQASRVFAMEIISGGACLTEYFSQDYRAWFQGRAAVFQAWIDAGKMDPVDPVHLIFLLWGSTQHYADFSTQICRVTGRKHLTKQDMHAACDNLIRIILKGCGLTPAV is encoded by the coding sequence ATGACCCTTGAAGTTCCTGCCCATGACGGCAAGCCTCCCAGCCGTATCCGGCAGAAAAACGAAGAGGCCATTCTCAAGGCCGCCGAAGATGAGTTTGCCCGTCACGGCTTCAGAGGCACCAGCATGAACGCCATCGCCCTGAGTGCCGGGCTGCCAAAGGCCAATCTGCATTATTACTTCACCAACAAGCTAAGCCTGTATATCGCAGTACTGAGCAATATCATCGAGCTATGGGACCGTACCTTCAACGTTTTGACCGCTGACGATGACCCGGCCCAGGCCCTGACTCAGTATATCCGCGCAAAAATGGAGTTTTCCCGGCGACAGCCCCAGGCTTCGCGAGTGTTTGCGATGGAAATCATCAGTGGCGGGGCCTGCCTGACCGAGTATTTCTCACAAGACTACAGAGCTTGGTTTCAAGGTCGTGCAGCTGTGTTCCAGGCCTGGATAGATGCAGGCAAGATGGACCCGGTCGACCCGGTCCATCTGATTTTCCTGCTATGGGGCAGCACCCAGCATTACGCCGACTTTTCGACACAGATTTGCCGCGTAACGGGGCGCAAGCACCTGACCAAACAGGATATGCATGCGGCCTGCGACAACCTGATCCGTATCATTCTCAAAGGCTGCGGCCTGACGCCCGCAGTCTAA
- a CDS encoding YigZ family protein — MPSTLTGLCEYREEIRKSRFITFAAPITSAQQALEFIEQHSDLNASHNCWAWKLGGQYRSSDDGEPGGTAGRPILSAIEAQDCDQVAVLVIRWYGGIQLGTGGLARAYGGGANKCLQNAEKLPLVSRIALSCSCSFSELALVKLRLGELNGLITGEAFTANGVDLQLALVEEQIAPARQLLADLSRGRILLHRDAVEPAP, encoded by the coding sequence ATGCCTTCGACCCTCACGGGGCTTTGCGAGTACCGCGAAGAAATCCGTAAAAGCCGCTTTATTACTTTTGCTGCCCCCATCACCAGCGCCCAGCAGGCCCTCGAATTTATCGAGCAACACAGCGACCTGAATGCCTCGCACAATTGCTGGGCGTGGAAACTTGGTGGGCAGTACCGCAGCAGTGATGATGGCGAACCTGGCGGCACCGCGGGCCGCCCGATACTCTCGGCCATTGAAGCGCAGGACTGCGATCAGGTCGCGGTGCTGGTTATCCGCTGGTATGGCGGCATTCAGCTGGGCACCGGCGGCCTGGCTCGGGCCTATGGCGGTGGCGCTAACAAATGCCTGCAAAACGCCGAAAAACTGCCGTTGGTCAGCCGTATAGCACTCAGTTGCTCTTGCAGTTTCAGCGAGCTGGCATTGGTCAAACTGCGCCTGGGTGAACTCAACGGCCTGATCACCGGCGAAGCCTTCACTGCCAATGGCGTTGACCTGCAACTGGCGCTGGTCGAAGAACAGATTGCTCCCGCGCGACAGCTTTTAGCGGACCTTAGCCGCGGCAGGATCCTGCTGCATCGTGACGCTGTCGAGCCAGCCCCATAA
- a CDS encoding zinc-binding alcohol dehydrogenase family protein: MKAVAYYHSLPIQDPLALQDIELPEPVAGPRDLLVEVKAISVNPVDTKVRQNVQPEADTAKVLGWDVAGVVKAVGSEVSLFKVGDKVFYAGSIARAGANSERHVVDERIVGHMPKSLDFAQAAALPLTAITAWELLFERLGVNEGKTDEQQSLLIVGAAGGVGSILTQLASQLTALKVIGSASRPETQAWVRELGADLVIDHSQPLSEELKRHGIDAVTHVASLTQTDQHLDQLVEALAPQGKLALIDDPKALDITKLKRKSLSLHWEFMYTRSLFQTPDMIEQHLLLNRVAGLIDAGTLRTTVGEHFGSINAANLRRAHALLESGKAKGKIVLEGF; the protein is encoded by the coding sequence ATGAAAGCTGTCGCCTACTACCACTCGTTACCGATTCAAGACCCGCTGGCCCTGCAAGATATCGAGTTGCCAGAGCCGGTGGCCGGCCCCCGGGATTTGCTGGTCGAGGTCAAAGCCATTTCCGTAAACCCGGTGGACACCAAAGTGCGCCAGAACGTGCAGCCCGAGGCCGACACTGCCAAGGTACTGGGCTGGGATGTGGCCGGTGTGGTCAAGGCCGTCGGCAGTGAAGTCAGCTTGTTCAAGGTCGGCGACAAGGTCTTTTATGCAGGCTCCATTGCCCGTGCCGGGGCCAACAGTGAACGTCATGTAGTGGATGAACGCATCGTCGGGCATATGCCCAAAAGCCTCGATTTCGCACAGGCCGCAGCGTTGCCGTTGACCGCCATCACTGCCTGGGAGTTGTTGTTTGAGCGCCTTGGCGTCAACGAGGGCAAGACCGACGAGCAACAAAGCCTGCTGATCGTCGGCGCGGCGGGTGGTGTGGGTTCAATCCTGACGCAACTGGCCAGCCAACTGACTGCGCTCAAGGTGATTGGTAGCGCATCTCGCCCTGAAACCCAGGCCTGGGTCCGTGAGCTGGGCGCCGATCTGGTTATCGACCACAGCCAGCCGCTGAGCGAAGAACTCAAGCGTCACGGCATCGACGCCGTCACCCATGTTGCCAGCCTGACCCAGACTGACCAGCATCTCGATCAGTTGGTAGAAGCACTGGCACCACAGGGCAAACTGGCGCTGATTGATGATCCCAAGGCGCTGGATATCACCAAACTCAAACGCAAGAGCCTGTCACTGCACTGGGAGTTCATGTACACCCGCTCGCTGTTCCAGACCCCGGACATGATCGAGCAACATCTCCTGCTCAATCGTGTCGCCGGGCTGATCGATGCGGGCACCCTGCGTACCACGGTCGGCGAGCACTTTGGCAGCATCAATGCCGCCAACCTGCGCCGCGCCCATGCACTGCTGGAAAGCGGCAAGGCCAAGGGCAAGATTGTGCTCGAAGGCTTCTGA
- a CDS encoding SDR family oxidoreductase — protein MTAKKALIIGASRGLGLGLVKELLADGWDVTATVRHPQKADALKALGPVRIEQLDMNNQQAIKALGNTLHNEVFDLLFINAGVKGPDDQLSGNATLAEVGQLFFTNSVAPINVAREFVSRIRKDSGVLAFMSSVLGSVTQPDAPEMALYKASKAALNSMTNTFVLYELGDNNPTVLSMHPGWVKTDMGGEGADIDVETSTRGLVAQVKAFAGKGGHHFIDYKGQTIPW, from the coding sequence ATGACCGCAAAAAAAGCACTGATCATCGGAGCTTCACGTGGCCTGGGCCTGGGTCTGGTCAAGGAGTTGCTTGCCGATGGCTGGGACGTAACCGCCACTGTGCGCCACCCACAAAAAGCCGATGCCCTGAAGGCATTGGGGCCGGTGCGCATCGAACAACTGGACATGAACAATCAACAGGCGATCAAGGCATTGGGCAATACCTTGCACAATGAAGTCTTCGATCTGCTGTTTATCAATGCCGGGGTCAAAGGCCCGGACGACCAGCTGTCGGGCAATGCAACGCTGGCCGAGGTGGGGCAGCTGTTTTTCACCAACAGCGTGGCACCGATCAATGTGGCCCGGGAGTTTGTCAGCCGGATCCGTAAGGACAGTGGCGTACTGGCATTTATGAGCTCAGTACTCGGCAGTGTCACTCAACCTGATGCCCCCGAAATGGCCCTCTACAAGGCCAGCAAAGCGGCTCTCAACTCGATGACCAATACCTTTGTACTGTATGAACTGGGCGACAATAACCCGACTGTGCTGTCCATGCACCCGGGCTGGGTAAAAACCGATATGGGCGGCGAAGGCGCCGACATTGATGTCGAAACCAGCACCCGTGGCCTGGTGGCACAGGTCAAGGCATTTGCCGGAAAAGGCGGCCATCACTTTATCGACTACAAGGGCCAGACGATTCCCTGGTAG
- a CDS encoding adenosine deaminase, whose product MYDWLNALPKAELHMHLEGSLEPELLFSLAERNKIALPWNDVETLRKAYAFNNLQEFLDLYYKGADVLRTSQDFYDLTWAYLLRCKEQNVIHTEPFFDPQTHTDRGVPFEVVLNGIASALKDGEQQLGITSGLILSFLRHLSEEEAEKTLDMALPFRDAFVAVGLDSSEMGHPPSKFVRVFDRARDEGFLTVAHAGEEGPPEYIWQALDLLKIQRIDHGVRAIEDERLMQRIIDEQIPLTVCPLSNTKLCVFDHMSQHNILDMLERGVKVTVNSDDPAYFGGYMTENFHALYTDLGMTQDQAKRLAQNGLDARLVKP is encoded by the coding sequence ATGTATGACTGGCTGAACGCCCTGCCAAAAGCTGAACTGCACATGCATCTGGAGGGTTCCCTGGAACCCGAGTTGCTGTTTTCGCTGGCCGAGCGCAACAAGATCGCCCTGCCCTGGAACGACGTTGAAACCCTGCGCAAGGCGTATGCCTTCAACAACCTGCAAGAATTCCTCGATCTTTATTACAAAGGCGCCGACGTACTGCGTACCTCCCAGGACTTCTACGACCTGACCTGGGCCTACCTGTTGCGCTGTAAAGAACAGAACGTCATTCACACAGAACCCTTCTTCGACCCGCAAACCCACACCGATCGTGGCGTGCCGTTTGAAGTCGTGCTCAATGGCATTGCCAGCGCACTTAAAGATGGCGAGCAGCAACTGGGTATCACCAGCGGCCTGATCCTCAGCTTCCTGCGCCATTTGAGCGAAGAAGAAGCAGAAAAGACCCTCGATATGGCCCTGCCATTTCGCGATGCCTTTGTCGCCGTTGGCCTCGACAGTTCAGAAATGGGCCACCCACCGAGCAAGTTTGTGCGCGTATTCGACCGCGCCCGTGATGAAGGCTTCCTGACCGTTGCCCACGCGGGTGAAGAAGGCCCGCCGGAGTACATCTGGCAAGCCCTGGACTTGCTCAAGATCCAGCGTATCGACCATGGCGTGCGCGCCATTGAAGACGAACGTCTGATGCAACGCATCATCGACGAGCAGATCCCGTTGACCGTATGCCCGTTGTCCAACACCAAACTCTGTGTGTTTGATCACATGTCGCAACACAACATTCTCGACATGCTTGAGCGTGGCGTAAAAGTGACCGTCAACTCTGATGACCCGGCCTACTTTGGCGGTTATATGACTGAGAACTTCCACGCGCTATACACCGATCTGGGCATGACCCAGGACCAGGCCAAACGCCTGGCGCAAAACGGTCTGGATGCGCGGTTGGTCAAGCCGTAA
- a CDS encoding LysR family transcriptional regulator — translation MSSRRPDALAQVSDFDIRLLRIFRSVVECGGFSAAETVLGIGRSAISQQMSDLEQRLGLRLCQRGRAGFSLTEEGREVYHSALQLLGALESFRTEVNGLHQHLRGELTIGLTDNLVTLPHMRITHALAQLKERGPDVQIHIRMISPHEVEQGVLDGRLHVGVVPQASTLSGLEYQPLYSERSLLYCAVGHPLFYVDDRQLEDARLNAQDAIAPTFRLPSDIQAHYQALNCTASASDREGMAFLILTGRYIGYLPDHYASLWVQQGRLRALKAKTRFYDLSLASVTRKGRRPHLVLESFLESLEATR, via the coding sequence ATGAGCAGCCGTCGCCCCGATGCACTGGCCCAGGTCAGCGACTTTGATATTCGACTGCTGCGTATTTTTCGCAGCGTCGTGGAGTGCGGCGGCTTTTCGGCAGCAGAGACGGTACTGGGCATTGGCCGTTCTGCCATCAGCCAGCAGATGAGCGATCTTGAACAGCGCCTGGGTTTACGCCTGTGCCAACGTGGGCGAGCGGGTTTTTCACTGACAGAGGAAGGTCGTGAGGTCTACCACTCTGCGCTGCAATTACTCGGCGCACTTGAGAGCTTTCGTACCGAGGTCAACGGCCTTCACCAGCATTTGCGCGGCGAACTGACCATTGGCCTGACCGATAACCTGGTCACCCTGCCCCATATGCGTATCACCCATGCACTGGCCCAACTCAAGGAGCGTGGGCCTGATGTACAGATTCATATCCGCATGATCTCGCCCCATGAAGTTGAACAGGGTGTGCTCGACGGCCGCCTGCATGTGGGTGTGGTGCCCCAGGCCAGCACATTGTCCGGGCTTGAGTACCAGCCGCTCTACAGTGAGCGTTCACTGTTGTATTGCGCCGTAGGCCATCCGCTGTTTTATGTCGACGACAGGCAATTGGAAGATGCACGGTTGAATGCTCAGGATGCCATTGCCCCCACCTTTCGCCTGCCCTCGGATATCCAGGCCCACTACCAGGCGCTCAATTGCACCGCCAGCGCGTCGGATCGCGAAGGCATGGCCTTTTTGATTTTGACCGGGCGCTATATCGGTTACCTGCCCGACCATTACGCCAGCCTGTGGGTTCAGCAGGGCCGCTTGCGGGCACTGAAGGCAAAAACACGTTTCTACGATTTGAGCCTGGCATCGGTGACACGTAAAGGCCGGCGCCCGCATCTGGTCCTGGAAAGTTTCCTTGAGAGCCTGGAAGCGACGCGTTAA
- a CDS encoding heavy-metal-associated domain-containing protein — protein sequence MQTFKVDGMTCGGCVGAVTRAVQTVDKDAKVEVDLASKTVKVDSNVSPLQIIDVITNAGFEARTAH from the coding sequence ATGCAAACGTTCAAGGTAGACGGTATGACCTGTGGTGGCTGTGTGGGCGCGGTGACCCGTGCGGTGCAGACGGTGGATAAAGACGCGAAGGTTGAAGTGGACCTGGCGAGCAAAACCGTCAAGGTGGACAGCAACGTATCACCGTTGCAAATTATCGACGTGATCACCAATGCCGGGTTTGAGGCGCGCACGGCGCACTAA
- a CDS encoding aspartate aminotransferase family protein, which yields MNMPENAELNLTSQLKLDAHWMPYTANRNFHRDPRFIVAAKGSYLTDDKGRQIYDSLSGLWTCGAGHTRTEIQEAVARQLGTLDYSPAFQYGHPLSFKLAEKITELTPGNLNHVFFTDSGSECADTAVKMVRAYWRLKGQSSKTKMIGRARGYHGVNIAGTSLGGVNGNRKLFGQAMMDVDHLPHTLLASNAFSRGMPEQGGIALADELLKLIELHDASNIAAVFVEPMAGSAGVLVPPQGYLKRLREICDQHNILLVFDEVITGFGRTGSMFGADSFGVTPDLMCIAKQVTNGAIPMGAVIATSEIYHTFMNQPTPEYAVEFPHGYTYSAHPVACAAGIAALDLLQKENLVQSVAEVAPHFENALHGLKGVKNIIDIRNYGLAGAIQIAPRDGDAIVRPFDAAMKLWKAGFYVRYGGDTLQFGPTFNSKPQDLDRLFDAVGEALNQID from the coding sequence ATGAACATGCCCGAAAATGCCGAATTGAACCTGACCAGCCAGCTCAAGCTGGATGCTCACTGGATGCCTTACACTGCCAACCGTAACTTCCATCGCGATCCGCGCTTTATCGTCGCGGCCAAGGGCAGTTATCTGACGGATGATAAGGGTCGGCAGATTTACGATTCGCTGTCAGGTCTTTGGACCTGCGGCGCAGGGCATACCCGTACTGAAATCCAGGAAGCCGTGGCCAGACAATTGGGCACCCTCGATTACTCGCCGGCGTTCCAGTACGGCCATCCGCTGTCTTTCAAGCTGGCAGAAAAAATCACCGAGTTGACGCCGGGCAACCTCAATCACGTGTTCTTCACCGACTCGGGGTCGGAGTGTGCCGACACGGCGGTGAAGATGGTGCGTGCCTACTGGCGTCTAAAAGGCCAGTCGAGCAAAACCAAAATGATTGGCCGTGCCCGCGGCTACCATGGAGTGAACATTGCAGGCACCAGCCTGGGTGGGGTGAACGGCAACCGCAAACTGTTTGGCCAGGCAATGATGGATGTGGATCATCTGCCCCACACCCTGTTGGCAAGCAACGCATTTTCTCGCGGCATGCCCGAGCAGGGCGGGATTGCCCTGGCCGATGAACTGCTCAAGCTGATCGAATTGCACGATGCGTCGAACATTGCTGCCGTTTTTGTAGAACCGATGGCAGGCTCGGCGGGGGTATTGGTTCCGCCTCAGGGTTATCTGAAACGTCTGCGGGAAATCTGCGACCAGCACAATATCCTGTTGGTGTTCGATGAAGTGATCACTGGCTTTGGTCGTACAGGCTCAATGTTTGGTGCTGACAGCTTCGGCGTGACACCTGACTTGATGTGTATTGCCAAGCAAGTCACCAACGGCGCGATTCCGATGGGGGCTGTTATCGCTACCAGCGAGATTTATCACACGTTCATGAATCAGCCGACGCCTGAGTACGCGGTTGAATTCCCTCATGGCTATACCTATTCGGCTCACCCCGTAGCCTGTGCTGCGGGTATTGCTGCGCTTGATCTATTGCAAAAAGAGAACCTGGTACAGAGCGTGGCTGAAGTTGCACCGCATTTTGAGAATGCATTGCACGGTTTGAAGGGCGTGAAGAACATCATCGACATTCGCAACTATGGCCTGGCGGGTGCAATCCAGATTGCGCCGCGTGATGGCGATGCAATTGTGCGCCCGTTCGATGCAGCGATGAAACTGTGGAAAGCCGGTTTCTACGTGCGCTACGGCGGCGACACCCTGCAGTTCGGGCCAACGTTCAACAGCAAGCCGCAAGACCTGGATCGCTTGTTCGATGCGGTCGGCGAAGCGCTGAATCAGATCGACTGA